From one Acidobacteriota bacterium genomic stretch:
- a CDS encoding homogentisate 1,2-dioxygenase: MSADIKYQSGFGNEFATEAVAGALPAGQNAPQKHPLGLYTEQFSGTAFTAPRATNRRTWTYRIRPSVTHHPYQPEPSRLIRSGPFTSPVTTPNQLRWNPLPISEQPTDFVDGTITLGGNGDPAMQTGVAIHLYGANTSMNDRFFYNADGELLIVPQLGSLRLHTELGILEAAPGEICLIPRGLKFRVELLDAQARGYICENYGQPFRLPELGAIGANGLANPRDFKAPTAAYDDREGEFHITAKFLGHLWSAAIDHSPLDVVAWHGNYTPYKYDLALFNCINTVSFDHPDPSIYTVLSSPSAIPGTANCDFAIFPPRWMVAEHTFRPPWFHRNLMNEFMGLVRGAYDAKAEGFLPGGASLHNCMAGHGPDAESFERATAAELKPQYLDNTLAFMFETQLVVRPTEFAMNTSILQHEYYECWQGLKRHFNSGSKSK, encoded by the coding sequence ATGTCTGCTGACATCAAATACCAGTCCGGCTTCGGTAACGAGTTCGCCACCGAAGCCGTTGCCGGAGCACTGCCCGCCGGTCAGAACGCGCCGCAAAAACATCCGCTCGGCCTGTACACCGAGCAGTTCAGCGGAACCGCCTTCACCGCGCCGCGCGCGACCAATCGACGTACATGGACCTACCGCATCCGCCCCTCCGTCACCCACCACCCCTACCAGCCGGAGCCCTCGCGGCTGATACGCAGCGGGCCGTTCACCTCGCCCGTCACCACGCCGAATCAGCTGCGCTGGAACCCGCTGCCCATCTCCGAGCAGCCCACTGACTTCGTCGATGGCACCATCACGCTCGGCGGTAACGGCGACCCCGCCATGCAGACCGGCGTCGCCATTCACCTCTACGGCGCCAACACGTCGATGAACGACCGCTTCTTCTACAACGCAGATGGCGAACTGCTTATTGTTCCCCAACTCGGCTCGCTTCGCCTTCACACAGAGCTGGGCATACTCGAAGCTGCTCCCGGCGAGATCTGCCTCATCCCCAGGGGCCTCAAGTTCCGCGTGGAGTTACTGGACGCGCAGGCCCGCGGCTACATCTGCGAAAACTACGGCCAGCCCTTCCGCCTGCCAGAGCTGGGAGCCATCGGCGCAAACGGACTCGCCAACCCGCGCGACTTCAAAGCCCCCACCGCGGCTTACGACGATCGCGAGGGCGAGTTCCACATCACCGCAAAGTTCCTGGGCCATCTCTGGTCCGCCGCCATCGATCACTCTCCACTCGACGTCGTCGCCTGGCACGGCAACTACACTCCGTACAAGTACGACCTCGCGCTCTTCAATTGCATCAACACCGTCTCCTTCGACCACCCCGACCCATCGATCTACACCGTACTCAGCTCGCCGTCCGCGATACCAGGTACGGCAAACTGCGACTTCGCCATCTTCCCCCCACGGTGGATGGTCGCCGAGCACACCTTCCGTCCGCCGTGGTTTCATCGCAACCTGATGAACGAGTTCATGGGTCTCGTCCGCGGAGCCTACGACGCCAAAGCCGAAGGCTTTCTCCCCGGCGGCGCAAGCCTGCACAACTGCATGGCTGGCCACGGCCCCGACGCGGAATCCTTTGAGCGCGCCACGGCAGCCGAACTGAAACCTCAATACCTCGACAACACGCTCGCCTTCATGTTCGAGACCCAACTCGTCGTAAGACCGACCGAGTTCGCCATGAACACGAGCATTCTGCAACACGAGTACTACGAGTGCTGGCAAGGCCTTAAACGACACTTTAATTCTGGATCGAAGAGCAAATGA
- a CDS encoding phenylalanine 4-monooxygenase, with product MATGTLSAAAPYIIQQDYAAYTEDQHHTWAELVGRVLPELENHAAQEYLDGFEIIGLQRDRLPNLASISARLALRTGWSSTPVSGFLPAPAFFGMLGTRRFPTTTWLRSRDSLEYTPEPDIFHDVFGHVPMHAHPVFANFLEHYGRVCVSISDPAILEKLGRIFWYTVEFGLIRQNGAIKVYGSGLISSHGECRNVIDGHCAVHDFTLDEVLNTAVKVDELHKLLFAVSSFNQIYDAMHEAERRAASGRL from the coding sequence ATGGCTACCGGAACACTCTCTGCCGCCGCGCCATACATCATTCAGCAGGACTACGCTGCCTACACCGAAGATCAGCACCACACCTGGGCCGAGCTCGTCGGCCGCGTCCTTCCTGAGCTGGAAAACCATGCCGCCCAGGAGTACCTCGACGGCTTCGAGATCATCGGTCTCCAGCGCGACCGGCTGCCGAACCTTGCCTCGATCAGCGCGCGGCTTGCTCTAAGAACAGGCTGGAGTTCTACCCCCGTAAGCGGCTTCCTTCCAGCCCCGGCCTTTTTTGGGATGCTCGGCACCCGCCGCTTTCCAACGACGACCTGGCTGCGCAGCCGCGACTCGCTCGAATACACGCCAGAGCCGGACATCTTTCACGATGTCTTCGGCCATGTGCCCATGCACGCCCATCCTGTCTTCGCCAACTTCCTGGAGCACTATGGCCGTGTCTGCGTTTCCATCTCCGACCCGGCGATTCTCGAAAAACTCGGCCGCATCTTCTGGTACACCGTCGAGTTCGGCCTGATCCGCCAGAACGGGGCCATCAAGGTCTACGGCAGCGGACTCATCAGCTCTCACGGCGAATGCCGCAACGTCATCGACGGCCACTGCGCCGTGCACGACTTCACCCTCGACGAGGTGCTCAACACCGCCGTCAAAGTGGATGAGCTTCACAAACTCTTGTTCGCCGTAAGCAGCTTCAATCAGATATACGACGCAATGCACGAAGCGGAACGTCGGGCTGCAAGCGGCCGTTTGTAG
- the hppD gene encoding 4-hydroxyphenylpyruvate dioxygenase, translating to MGTVHEPAPANTHPPTDFLPLKGTDHVEFYVGNAQQAAYFYRAAFGMSLVAYSGPETGQRDRASYVVQQGKIRFVLTTPLRSGNPIAEHIHRHGDAVRVIALWVDDARQAWRETVQRGAASVMEPQVVSDEHGRAVLASIRTYGDTIHTFVERSAYNGPFLPGFRSTPHDAIARPTGLLHIDHMVGNVGWHQMDEWVKFYSNVMGFSLYQHFDDKDISTEYSALMSKVMSNGNGYVKFPINEPAEGKRKSQIEEYLDFYAGPGVQHIALATKDILHTVSKLHEQGIEFLHVPHTYYTELQKRIGLIDEPLEELEKLGILVDRDDEGYMLQIFTRPVEDRPTLFFEIIQRKGSRSFGKGNFKALFEAIEREQQARGNM from the coding sequence ATGGGTACCGTCCACGAACCCGCGCCTGCAAACACACATCCTCCCACGGACTTTCTCCCTTTGAAAGGGACCGACCACGTTGAGTTCTACGTGGGCAACGCGCAACAGGCTGCTTACTTCTACCGAGCCGCCTTTGGCATGTCGCTCGTTGCCTACTCCGGCCCGGAGACTGGCCAGCGCGACCGCGCCTCCTATGTCGTCCAGCAGGGCAAGATACGTTTCGTCCTCACCACTCCCCTGCGCAGCGGAAACCCGATCGCCGAACACATCCACCGCCACGGCGATGCCGTGCGCGTGATCGCTCTCTGGGTCGACGATGCACGCCAGGCCTGGCGAGAAACCGTGCAACGCGGGGCCGCCAGCGTCATGGAGCCCCAGGTCGTCTCCGACGAGCATGGCCGCGCCGTCCTCGCAAGCATCCGCACCTACGGCGACACCATCCACACCTTCGTCGAACGCAGCGCCTACAACGGCCCGTTTCTACCCGGCTTTCGCAGCACGCCACACGACGCCATTGCCCGCCCCACCGGCCTCCTTCACATCGACCACATGGTCGGTAACGTAGGCTGGCACCAGATGGACGAATGGGTGAAGTTCTACTCAAACGTCATGGGCTTCTCCCTTTATCAGCACTTCGACGACAAGGACATCTCGACCGAATACTCCGCGCTCATGTCCAAGGTCATGTCCAACGGAAACGGCTACGTCAAATTCCCGATCAACGAGCCGGCCGAAGGAAAGCGCAAATCGCAGATCGAGGAGTATCTCGATTTCTACGCCGGCCCCGGTGTGCAGCACATCGCACTGGCTACTAAAGACATCCTCCACACCGTGAGCAAGCTTCACGAACAGGGCATCGAGTTTCTGCACGTTCCGCACACGTATTACACCGAGCTGCAAAAACGCATCGGCCTGATCGACGAGCCACTCGAAGAACTGGAGAAGCTCGGCATCCTCGTCGACCGTGACGACGAAGGCTACATGCTGCAGATCTTCACCCGCCCCGTCGAAGACCGCCCGACGCTGTTCTTTGAGATCATTCAACGCAAGGGAAGCCGCAGCTTCGGCAAAGGCAACTTCAAGGCGCTCTTCGAGGCGATTGAGCGCGAACAACAGGCGCGCGGCAACATGTAA
- a CDS encoding AraC family transcriptional regulator — translation MEVFQGSYRNYQFARHFHRVPAIGVVDSGSMSSYFRGRNHVLGAGTIILLNPGETHAPAPAGTSGWSFRMFYLDVNLFASLTQSCAVRDLRFHKPFVQDSLLASSLLRLHLELEYPGDKLRFESQLLSIFSHLTERYSTMQAPRAKLDFDNTRIDHARQYLEANYTRNPSLKELASLSSFSASHFLRTFRETVGLTPHAYITQLRIEHAASLLRAGIPVVEVAVRAGFVDQSHLTRQFKRILGITPGQYSLHATNRSHTLLAG, via the coding sequence GTGGAAGTTTTTCAGGGATCGTACCGCAACTATCAGTTCGCCAGGCACTTCCATCGGGTTCCGGCAATTGGAGTTGTCGACTCGGGCTCCATGAGCTCCTACTTCCGCGGCCGCAACCACGTTCTGGGTGCCGGTACGATTATCCTTCTCAATCCCGGTGAAACACATGCTCCCGCACCCGCCGGCACAAGCGGCTGGAGCTTCCGTATGTTCTATCTGGATGTGAACCTCTTTGCGTCGCTCACACAAAGCTGTGCCGTGCGCGACCTGAGGTTTCACAAACCCTTTGTTCAGGACAGCCTTCTCGCCTCCAGCCTCTTAAGGCTCCATCTCGAGCTGGAATATCCCGGAGACAAACTTCGTTTTGAATCTCAACTCCTCTCGATCTTCTCTCATCTAACCGAGCGGTATTCCACTATGCAGGCTCCTCGTGCAAAGCTCGATTTCGACAATACCCGCATCGACCATGCGCGCCAATATCTCGAAGCCAATTACACCCGAAACCCCAGCCTGAAAGAGCTTGCCAGCCTCTCCTCCTTCAGCGCCTCCCACTTTCTAAGGACATTCAGGGAGACCGTCGGGCTCACGCCTCATGCTTACATCACTCAGCTACGCATCGAACACGCTGCCTCCCTCTTGCGCGCTGGCATACCGGTCGTCGAAGTCGCCGTCCGGGCGGGCTTCGTCGATCAGAGCCATCTGACCCGGCAGTTCAAACGTATCCTCGGCATCACCCCCGGGCAGTACTCTCTTCACGCAACCAACCGCAGTCACACCCTCCTCGCTGGCTGA
- a CDS encoding TolC family protein has product MAQRAPVSPNTPWVPTRDLFGGKPAPLYRHEAELNEDRPYTLGELIDIAEANNPSTHAAWERARVAAASVGIARSELYPTVIAAAAGRTFLSPPLLYQTFVLQDIGAFEATLKLDYTLVDFGARRDEITAAKARLLASNLTFNNQHLVLIQQVSAAYYNLLNATGLREAAEVNLRDAQAVEDAVRDRKANGLATLPDVLEARATTAKADYELQSARGAEQTAFGDLATILTATPTKPFKVQSLKDLQIPESLDQSVDEAIEGAYKTRPDLLADIERVRAADAEVKYARSAYFPKLEFDGSKGWLRAWGQQEKFNGTYGKTYTYDARLGLTWTVFDGFKRESRLAQAKAERAAAEEEVREKEDAIADHVWGDYANAVTALHERQAATSLLNASGESYSAAVESYKDGVRNILDVLSAERDLAHARATDVTARTQVLQSFMNLAFRTGDLLMQHPKGNRP; this is encoded by the coding sequence ATGGCGCAGCGCGCCCCGGTCTCGCCGAATACGCCGTGGGTGCCAACGCGCGATCTGTTTGGCGGAAAACCGGCGCCTCTTTACCGGCATGAGGCGGAGCTGAATGAGGACCGTCCTTATACGCTTGGGGAACTGATCGACATTGCCGAAGCAAACAATCCGTCGACCCATGCGGCCTGGGAGCGTGCGCGGGTGGCAGCGGCGTCTGTGGGGATTGCCAGAAGCGAACTTTATCCGACGGTGATTGCGGCGGCAGCAGGACGAACATTTCTGAGTCCGCCGCTGCTGTATCAGACCTTTGTTTTGCAGGACATCGGGGCGTTCGAGGCGACGCTTAAGCTCGATTACACACTGGTGGATTTTGGTGCGAGGCGCGACGAGATTACGGCGGCCAAGGCGCGTCTGCTGGCCTCAAATTTAACATTCAACAACCAGCACCTGGTGCTGATTCAACAGGTTTCGGCGGCGTACTACAACCTGCTCAATGCAACGGGCCTGCGCGAGGCTGCGGAGGTAAACCTTCGCGACGCGCAGGCGGTGGAAGATGCCGTTCGTGACCGGAAGGCCAATGGTCTGGCGACGCTTCCGGATGTGCTGGAGGCCCGCGCCACCACGGCGAAAGCCGACTATGAGCTGCAAAGCGCGCGAGGAGCAGAGCAGACGGCCTTCGGCGATCTGGCGACCATCCTGACCGCTACGCCGACGAAGCCATTCAAGGTGCAGTCGCTCAAAGACCTGCAAATACCGGAGTCGCTGGACCAGAGCGTGGACGAGGCGATTGAAGGCGCCTACAAGACACGCCCCGATCTGCTTGCCGATATTGAGCGCGTGCGCGCCGCGGATGCCGAGGTGAAGTATGCCCGCTCGGCGTATTTTCCCAAGCTGGAGTTCGATGGCTCAAAGGGATGGTTGCGCGCATGGGGCCAGCAGGAGAAGTTTAACGGGACGTATGGAAAGACATACACCTACGATGCGCGGCTGGGGCTTACCTGGACGGTCTTCGATGGCTTCAAGCGAGAGAGTCGTCTGGCGCAGGCAAAGGCCGAGCGTGCGGCGGCTGAAGAAGAGGTGAGAGAGAAGGAAGACGCGATTGCTGACCACGTATGGGGCGACTACGCCAATGCCGTGACGGCGTTGCACGAGCGTCAGGCGGCGACGTCGCTGCTGAACGCGTCCGGCGAGTCCTACTCGGCTGCCGTTGAGTCGTACAAGGATGGTGTGAGGAACATTCTGGATGTGCTCTCTGCGGAGCGGGACCTGGCCCATGCGCGGGCGACCGATGTCACGGCGCGCACACAGGTGCTTCAGAGCTTCATGAACCTCGCGTTCAGAACCGGTGACCTGCTCATGCAACATCCGAAAGGCAATCGTCCATAA
- a CDS encoding efflux RND transporter periplasmic adaptor subunit encodes MNDDRQQLRKYTLRGNLISGFIVLGALLAGAMVVYTVASYPRTDDAEVVANLIGMAPLVAGPVVELPVHDNDFVKKGSLLYKIDDRPYLYALQDALSAQQRLEGEIENETRRISAERSRVDVASAGRQSAVANEARADDEIKVSEAAIAQADASLTQAKADADYAVGNLHRIEPLLAKEFVTPDDVHRAKSLAEAKTAAVAQAQSSLALAKAKLLSATAQKQQAVAQLTQTEAQVRESSQGVLVLAPLIAQRESRAAAVRLARYNYEQCSVVAPFDARVTNLTISEGEYAKVGQQMFTLIDTRTWWVLANFRETQIHSLQAGTNADIYLMANPNKRLRGTVESVGFGVTPDPDVVGKLSQGLPDVQRTLNWVRLASRYPVRIRILDPPAGGLRVGEVAIVGMRRHS; translated from the coding sequence TTGAACGACGATAGACAACAATTACGCAAGTACACTTTGCGAGGAAACCTGATCAGCGGCTTTATCGTTCTGGGCGCTCTGCTGGCCGGAGCCATGGTGGTTTACACGGTAGCAAGCTATCCGCGTACCGACGACGCTGAAGTGGTAGCGAACCTGATCGGGATGGCGCCCCTGGTCGCCGGGCCGGTGGTCGAGCTTCCTGTCCACGACAACGATTTTGTGAAGAAGGGGAGCCTTCTGTACAAGATCGACGATCGCCCTTACCTGTATGCGTTGCAGGATGCACTGTCTGCGCAGCAGCGTCTTGAGGGAGAGATTGAGAATGAGACGCGGCGCATCTCCGCCGAGCGAAGCAGGGTCGACGTTGCCAGCGCCGGAAGGCAGAGCGCGGTGGCGAATGAGGCAAGGGCGGATGACGAGATCAAGGTGAGCGAGGCAGCGATCGCGCAGGCCGACGCGTCGCTGACGCAGGCCAAGGCCGATGCGGACTACGCGGTGGGAAACCTGCATCGCATTGAGCCGCTGCTGGCGAAGGAGTTTGTCACTCCGGATGATGTGCACCGCGCGAAGTCGCTGGCCGAGGCAAAGACGGCCGCAGTCGCGCAGGCGCAGTCGAGCCTCGCTCTGGCCAAGGCAAAGCTGCTGTCGGCTACGGCGCAGAAGCAACAGGCTGTCGCGCAACTGACGCAGACCGAGGCGCAGGTCAGGGAGTCGTCGCAGGGTGTTCTTGTGCTGGCTCCGCTGATTGCACAGAGGGAGAGCAGGGCCGCGGCCGTTCGTCTTGCGCGCTACAACTACGAGCAGTGCAGCGTGGTGGCGCCGTTCGATGCACGCGTGACCAACCTGACGATCTCGGAGGGTGAGTATGCCAAGGTTGGGCAGCAGATGTTTACGCTCATCGATACGCGCACCTGGTGGGTGCTGGCAAACTTCCGCGAGACACAGATCCACAGCCTTCAGGCCGGCACAAACGCGGATATCTACCTCATGGCGAACCCGAACAAGCGACTGCGCGGGACGGTGGAGAGCGTGGGGTTCGGAGTGACTCCCGACCCCGATGTTGTAGGGAAGTTGTCGCAGGGACTGCCTGATGTGCAGCGGACGCTGAACTGGGTGCGCCTTGCATCGCGCTATCCTGTGCGGATCAGAATTCTCGACCCGCCAGCCGGCGGTTTGAGAGTGGGGGAAGTTGCGATTGTCGGAATGCGGCGGCATAGCTGA
- a CDS encoding FUSC family protein, protein MGDTLSAGAAVLAESESEVSRSGSLWSLLQAELSPYPGRGLLAFRMVLSCTLVMLWIIVFKVPGAALGAYYPMLVSRDNLRSTRRSAFWIATAAVLGTVSVVLGAMLFLGAPLLHLAWVCISLCAVFYLVSALRVYEAALALGLFVTTAITIWDQRISADLRLRQTLFTLLAILIGCAVAVAIEYLFSRTHPPDAVIGGIEQRLDIAVKILEERSGAALERRRLVHEVRRYSRRGTGALRELIAQSDYGFQEQQRLSTAVGLVGRLIELSSTLIETEHVTTEKDSERCLAIARNIVLIRESLSRGEIAEWIDIDDEHEAVMPILIEMERTVDLLAESLSQPMREGREKGRTRRSPEQTRIFVADAFRDSRHIKFAIRGGASAIACYMFYMSVGWVGLSASIATCVLTALPVTGASRHKQLLRFAGVVVGACVIGFTAQAVILPQIDSIFSYTLLFAAIVFLGAWIATSGPRIAYCGAQIVLAYELVNLNRFSINPSLVPARDTVLGILLAIVAMWLIFDHLWATTSLESLRSVLVRTIREIAELENALVKEGPAVEALLEARTHEIMGRFERLRTLMDVSAFEAFPKAAPDEELVQRTRDYLPQLRSILLIKTGLMQHRVVSGDYCKSDTALQIQRRCSVLLMDAAGHIEQDRADKKREDSPGDREMQTRIRTEIALARSGELNCNLTELRLCSSLFDVVRHLSATT, encoded by the coding sequence ATGGGCGACACGTTGAGCGCCGGCGCCGCCGTTCTGGCGGAGAGTGAATCGGAGGTATCCAGGTCCGGTTCGCTGTGGTCGTTGCTTCAGGCCGAGTTGAGCCCGTATCCAGGCCGGGGCCTTCTGGCCTTCCGCATGGTGCTCTCATGCACGCTTGTCATGCTCTGGATCATTGTCTTCAAGGTCCCGGGGGCGGCGTTGGGCGCGTACTATCCAATGCTGGTGTCCAGAGACAATCTGCGTTCCACGCGGCGCTCGGCGTTCTGGATAGCGACGGCTGCTGTTCTGGGTACGGTTTCCGTTGTGCTGGGAGCGATGCTGTTTCTCGGCGCTCCCTTGCTGCATCTGGCGTGGGTCTGCATCAGTCTGTGTGCTGTCTTTTATCTTGTCAGCGCGCTCAGGGTATATGAGGCGGCGCTCGCGCTTGGCCTGTTCGTCACGACGGCGATTACGATCTGGGACCAGCGTATCTCGGCCGATCTTCGGTTGCGCCAGACGCTTTTTACGCTGCTCGCCATCCTGATTGGGTGCGCTGTTGCGGTGGCGATCGAGTATCTGTTCTCCCGGACCCATCCGCCGGATGCAGTGATCGGTGGAATCGAGCAGCGGTTGGATATCGCCGTCAAGATTCTGGAAGAGCGCTCCGGCGCAGCATTGGAACGCAGGCGGCTTGTGCATGAGGTGAGGCGCTATTCTCGAAGGGGAACCGGCGCTCTACGCGAACTGATAGCGCAGTCCGACTATGGCTTTCAGGAGCAGCAGCGTCTTTCCACGGCGGTTGGCCTGGTGGGCCGGTTGATTGAACTCTCCTCCACGTTGATTGAAACGGAGCACGTGACCACGGAGAAGGACAGCGAGCGTTGCTTGGCAATTGCGCGGAATATCGTTCTCATCCGCGAGAGCCTTTCACGCGGGGAGATTGCAGAGTGGATCGACATCGATGACGAGCACGAAGCGGTCATGCCGATCCTTATCGAAATGGAACGAACGGTCGACCTGCTTGCGGAGAGTCTGTCGCAACCGATGCGCGAGGGAAGAGAGAAAGGCCGAACTCGACGGTCTCCTGAGCAAACACGGATATTTGTAGCGGACGCTTTTCGCGACAGCCGGCACATCAAGTTCGCGATTCGCGGCGGGGCCAGCGCGATTGCATGCTACATGTTCTACATGAGCGTGGGGTGGGTCGGCCTCAGCGCATCGATTGCCACCTGCGTTCTCACTGCCTTGCCTGTGACGGGAGCATCGAGGCATAAACAACTGCTGCGTTTTGCAGGCGTGGTAGTTGGGGCCTGTGTCATTGGGTTTACAGCGCAGGCGGTCATTCTGCCGCAGATCGATTCCATCTTCAGCTACACGTTGCTCTTTGCCGCGATCGTTTTCCTGGGAGCATGGATTGCCACATCCGGCCCGCGTATTGCCTACTGCGGAGCGCAGATTGTTCTTGCCTATGAGCTGGTGAACCTGAATCGCTTCTCCATCAATCCGTCGCTGGTGCCTGCGCGCGATACCGTGCTGGGGATTCTGCTGGCGATTGTGGCAATGTGGTTGATCTTCGACCACCTCTGGGCGACGACTTCGCTGGAGTCGCTGCGGTCCGTTCTGGTAAGAACAATTCGTGAGATCGCCGAACTGGAGAATGCCCTTGTAAAGGAAGGGCCGGCTGTGGAGGCGCTTCTGGAAGCTCGCACTCATGAGATCATGGGGCGATTCGAGAGGCTCCGCACGCTGATGGATGTATCGGCCTTCGAGGCGTTTCCAAAGGCCGCGCCCGATGAGGAGCTGGTGCAACGCACAAGGGACTACCTGCCGCAGCTGAGAAGCATTCTTCTGATCAAGACCGGTTTGATGCAGCACCGGGTGGTCTCGGGAGACTATTGCAAGAGCGATACCGCGCTTCAAATCCAGAGGCGCTGTTCTGTGTTGCTGATGGATGCTGCCGGCCATATCGAGCAGGATCGGGCTGATAAGAAGCGCGAAGACTCGCCGGGCGATCGCGAGATGCAGACCAGGATACGAACAGAGATTGCGCTTGCACGCAGCGGCGAGCTGAATTGCAACCTGACGGAACTGCGCCTCTGTTCATCGCTCTTCGATGTTGTACGGCATCTATCGGCGACGACTTAG
- a CDS encoding sulfatase-like hydrolase/transferase, with protein MNRRSFIGLTAAAATQARPAFGLGESISSSDSKRPNFLFLIADDLMFRTIGSISNLEVHTPNIDKLAKAGCHFTHCFHQGSWTGAICVASRTMLNTGLTAFHANRADSANQAGNTPVWGQTLRAAGYDTYITGKWHLDAVMLQRSFSEMGPVAPGYLPSTSDMYNRPAPGNHWDPANRSLLGHWLKKKLWLNSKDDTIQHSSELYADAAVDHLRRAVPKRQTPFFMYVGFNAPHDPRQAPQEYLDMYPAEKIAIPPNFLPEHPFDQGDHKTRDELLAPFPRTEQDVRVHRREYYAIITHMDAQIGRILDALKASGKAENTYVILTADHGLAVGEHGLMGKQNQYECSMRMPLIIAGPGIKAGKQVDELVYQHSMYATTCELANVPVPPHVEFPSLAPMLHSGNPEPVNDAMFGWLNVLQRSIRTKRHKLIFYAHLNRYQVFDLEKDPWEMHDLVEDPLYAQVKTELIALLKQKQRELGDPMDIDHPKAVPPGNAY; from the coding sequence ATCAATCGGCGTAGTTTCATAGGACTCACCGCTGCTGCTGCCACACAAGCCAGGCCGGCCTTCGGGCTTGGTGAGTCGATCTCTTCGAGCGACAGCAAGCGTCCCAACTTTCTTTTTTTGATTGCGGACGATCTGATGTTTCGAACGATCGGCTCGATCAGTAACCTCGAGGTTCATACGCCGAATATCGATAAGCTGGCGAAAGCGGGCTGTCACTTTACCCACTGCTTTCATCAGGGTTCGTGGACGGGGGCTATCTGCGTTGCCAGCCGGACGATGTTGAACACGGGGCTGACGGCCTTCCATGCCAACCGCGCGGACTCCGCGAACCAGGCAGGGAATACTCCAGTCTGGGGCCAGACGCTACGTGCCGCCGGTTACGACACTTACATCACCGGGAAGTGGCACCTCGATGCGGTGATGCTGCAGCGGTCGTTTTCGGAGATGGGACCTGTTGCGCCGGGCTATCTGCCTTCGACTTCCGACATGTATAACCGGCCCGCGCCGGGCAACCACTGGGATCCGGCGAACCGATCGCTGCTTGGCCACTGGCTGAAGAAGAAGCTCTGGCTCAACAGCAAAGACGATACGATCCAGCATTCAAGTGAACTGTACGCAGATGCAGCGGTGGATCATCTGCGCCGCGCCGTGCCAAAGCGCCAGACGCCCTTCTTTATGTATGTGGGATTCAACGCGCCCCATGACCCGCGGCAGGCTCCGCAAGAGTACCTGGATATGTATCCCGCGGAGAAGATTGCGATTCCGCCGAACTTTCTTCCGGAACACCCCTTCGATCAGGGCGACCACAAGACGCGCGATGAACTGCTTGCGCCTTTTCCACGGACGGAGCAGGATGTGCGAGTGCACCGGCGGGAGTACTACGCCATCATCACGCATATGGATGCGCAAATAGGCCGCATTCTGGATGCGCTGAAGGCCTCAGGCAAAGCGGAGAATACCTATGTGATTCTTACGGCGGACCATGGGCTTGCTGTTGGAGAGCATGGCCTGATGGGGAAGCAGAACCAGTACGAATGCTCCATGCGTATGCCGCTCATCATTGCCGGGCCTGGAATCAAGGCCGGTAAGCAGGTCGATGAGCTGGTGTATCAGCATTCGATGTATGCAACGACATGCGAGCTGGCGAACGTGCCGGTCCCACCGCATGTCGAGTTCCCGTCGCTGGCTCCCATGCTGCATTCCGGCAATCCTGAGCCGGTGAACGATGCCATGTTCGGGTGGCTAAACGTTCTGCAGCGTTCGATACGGACGAAACGGCATAAGCTGATCTTCTATGCGCACTTGAATCGCTATCAGGTGTTCGACCTTGAGAAGGACCCGTGGGAGATGCACGATCTGGTCGAAGACCCGCTGTATGCGCAGGTGAAGACGGAACTTATCGCATTGCTGAAGCAGAAGCAGCGGGAGCTTGGCGATCCGATGGACATCGACCACCCTAAAGCGGTTCCACCGGGAAATGCCTACTGA